One part of the Tenacibaculum sp. 190130A14a genome encodes these proteins:
- a CDS encoding T9SS type B sorting domain-containing protein has product MKTKSLFILVLIYTTFSYSQCFDCGKSIGGHVEDYIKDLDKTKDGIILTMDLEQGWKAAIHKYDFNCNLIWERNFPSARLFSTTIDNNYNIYTTISNSSSPIIVDGFTIERGNSLIKLNSNGDIEWVKKISDEYYLKRKVHYWNDHVYVVGQLDQYIDTHIGIDIPSGVGSQYFTAKFNLSGSLIEAKHYGDTSNETFNDSEIDELGNIYFTGEILDSAANKHTSSLIKLDSNLNLLWTQELSNNPSNRAFEPQTIYYNETNQKLYIWSMYWGSSSFYTNALSIDNTIDNECYQGSVLMEVSKETGELNQYKIIDNCGYYGLIGNGIGDVEKKAFITHEGTDLFVLSSFKKEITIGGQTLTTTQPIPDVYNIDLILFKVDLTNFTSELVLKSEGENSYPDYYDLAGPLLAIGKTIYLTSSYTSKSITVNDNTIVNNSGNNARDVLFYKYLLDKTDLNGSISHNNTCYSEATEFVINGDFDSVLWNFDDPTSGADNTSTLEKPNHVFSKEGVFNVTATVTCGTETEVISTEVIITSPPTINNQPDLHACEDSFKSGISSNFDTSDVQNQITGNQPDVSIEYYDENGALLSSPLPNPMTNTTENSQQITAHVFFTNNPQCFTTTTFQLLVQPLPELNPIEDIISCDIGNGYSNFDLTSIKIDTTSDERLEFYDSNYHLINHSSYSNYTNIVPNQDLIYVRLINSITNCYSEQSVNLKVTPLPIANSLDDLIGCDDNNDGISNSFDTSTIIDQVLGGQSGMTVTFYDQNDNLLPYPLPNPYTNTTPFNEIIKVRVTNSSTGCFSETTIQLITSTQPSINKPNNIYACDEGNGFANFSIPSLETEIIGSQPNLKITYFDDQGNILPNSFPLNFQNTVAYDQLINVKVENILNPSCFSETSFHLLVNQTPTIELQKEYVICGLQKSLTLEVDTSMSSYLWTHEDGSIISKSSNATLIKEGNYVLEFTKTENGIECKNYTSFNLTRSELPKISNIEVTDLSDNNTLEIIVTGDGVFEYSINGQDFQDDNVFENLKNETYTVYVRDKNGCGEDSKEVTIIDYPRFFTPNNDGINDFWEIKGLNNFPNASVLIFDRYGKILEKLTANKQKWYGFYNGAEMPSNEYWFNLDLGNGKTFSGHFSLRRL; this is encoded by the coding sequence ATGAAAACGAAATCTCTTTTTATATTAGTATTGATCTATACTACTTTTTCATATTCTCAATGTTTTGATTGTGGGAAATCTATAGGAGGACATGTTGAAGATTATATTAAAGATCTTGATAAGACAAAAGATGGAATCATATTAACTATGGACCTAGAACAAGGTTGGAAAGCGGCTATACATAAATATGATTTTAACTGTAATCTAATTTGGGAAAGAAATTTTCCTTCTGCGAGATTATTTAGTACAACCATAGACAATAACTATAACATCTATACTACAATTAGCAATTCTTCAAGTCCTATCATTGTAGATGGTTTTACTATAGAACGAGGAAATAGCTTAATAAAATTAAATTCTAATGGTGACATTGAATGGGTAAAGAAAATAAGTGACGAGTACTATTTAAAAAGAAAAGTGCATTATTGGAATGATCATGTTTATGTAGTTGGCCAACTAGACCAATACATTGATACTCATATAGGTATAGACATACCCAGTGGAGTAGGAAGTCAATATTTTACAGCTAAATTTAATCTTTCAGGTAGTTTAATAGAGGCAAAACACTATGGTGATACTTCAAACGAAACATTTAATGATTCTGAAATTGACGAATTAGGTAATATCTATTTTACGGGAGAAATTCTAGACTCTGCTGCTAATAAACATACCTCATCTCTTATAAAACTTGATTCAAATCTTAATCTATTGTGGACTCAAGAGTTATCAAACAACCCATCTAACAGAGCTTTTGAACCCCAAACAATATATTACAATGAAACAAATCAGAAATTATATATCTGGAGCATGTATTGGGGTTCGTCAAGTTTTTACACTAATGCATTATCCATAGATAACACTATCGATAACGAATGTTACCAGGGAAGTGTTTTAATGGAAGTATCAAAAGAAACTGGTGAGCTAAATCAATATAAAATTATTGACAATTGCGGTTATTATGGCTTGATAGGAAATGGTATTGGAGATGTTGAAAAAAAAGCCTTTATAACTCATGAGGGTACTGATTTGTTTGTATTATCAAGCTTTAAGAAGGAGATAACTATTGGAGGGCAAACCCTAACCACTACACAACCTATTCCAGACGTATATAATATAGACTTAATATTATTTAAAGTAGACTTAACGAATTTTACCTCTGAGTTAGTACTTAAATCGGAAGGTGAAAACAGCTATCCTGATTATTACGATCTTGCCGGTCCCTTATTGGCCATAGGCAAAACCATATACCTAACCTCTTCATACACAAGCAAATCAATAACAGTTAATGACAATACTATTGTTAATAATAGTGGGAATAATGCTAGGGATGTTCTTTTTTACAAATACCTTTTAGATAAAACCGACTTAAATGGTTCTATATCACATAACAACACCTGTTATTCAGAAGCAACGGAATTCGTGATTAATGGAGATTTTGATTCTGTTTTATGGAATTTTGATGATCCAACGAGTGGAGCTGACAACACATCAACACTCGAGAAGCCCAATCATGTTTTTTCAAAAGAAGGTGTTTTTAACGTTACAGCAACTGTAACTTGTGGAACAGAAACAGAAGTTATTTCCACTGAAGTAATAATAACTTCTCCGCCAACCATAAATAATCAACCCGATTTACATGCTTGTGAAGACTCTTTTAAGTCTGGAATTTCGTCTAATTTTGACACTTCTGATGTTCAAAATCAAATCACAGGAAATCAACCTGATGTTTCTATTGAATACTATGACGAAAATGGGGCACTATTATCAAGTCCATTGCCAAACCCAATGACTAATACAACTGAAAATTCACAACAAATAACGGCTCATGTTTTCTTTACTAACAACCCTCAATGTTTTACAACAACAACATTTCAACTACTGGTCCAACCCCTACCAGAACTAAACCCCATAGAAGACATTATTTCTTGTGATATTGGCAACGGGTATTCCAATTTTGATTTAACATCTATAAAAATTGATACAACTTCTGATGAACGCTTAGAATTTTACGATAGTAATTACCATCTAATTAACCACTCTTCTTATTCTAATTACACAAATATTGTTCCTAATCAAGATTTGATTTATGTAAGATTAATAAACTCTATTACCAATTGTTATTCTGAACAATCAGTAAACCTAAAAGTAACCCCGCTTCCAATAGCAAACAGCTTAGATGACTTAATTGGTTGTGATGATAATAACGATGGAATTTCTAACTCTTTCGACACCTCTACAATTATAGACCAAGTTCTAGGGGGGCAATCTGGAATGACAGTTACTTTTTATGATCAAAATGACAACTTATTACCCTATCCATTACCAAACCCCTATACCAATACAACTCCTTTTAATGAAATTATCAAAGTCAGAGTAACAAATTCCTCTACTGGATGTTTTTCAGAAACAACAATACAATTAATCACAAGTACTCAACCTAGTATTAATAAACCCAATAATATTTATGCTTGTGATGAAGGTAATGGATTTGCTAATTTTAGCATTCCTAGTTTAGAAACAGAAATTATCGGCAGTCAACCGAATTTAAAGATTACATATTTTGATGATCAAGGAAACATCTTACCAAATTCTTTTCCTTTAAATTTTCAAAATACTGTTGCCTATGATCAGTTAATTAATGTAAAAGTTGAAAATATTTTAAATCCTTCTTGCTTCTCTGAAACAAGTTTCCACCTATTAGTTAATCAAACACCAACAATTGAATTACAAAAAGAATACGTTATTTGTGGTTTACAGAAGTCTCTAACATTAGAAGTTGATACCTCTATGAGCAGTTATCTTTGGACACATGAAGACGGCAGTATTATTTCTAAATCAAGTAATGCTACTCTGATAAAGGAAGGTAATTATGTTTTAGAATTTACCAAAACCGAAAACGGGATTGAATGTAAAAACTACACCAGTTTTAATTTAACTCGTTCCGAACTACCAAAAATCTCCAATATCGAAGTCACTGATTTATCTGACAATAATACTTTAGAAATTATCGTTACTGGCGATGGTGTATTTGAATACTCTATAAACGGGCAAGATTTTCAGGATGATAATGTTTTTGAAAATCTAAAAAATGAAACTTACACAGTTTATGTTCGAGATAAAAACGGATGTGGAGAAGACTCTAAAGAAGTAACGATAATTGACTACCCTAGGTTCTTTACTCCCAATAATGATGGTATTAATGATTTCTGGGAAATAAAAGGCTTAAACAACTTTCCTAATGCAAGCGTTCTTATATTTGATCGTTATGGTAAAATTTTAGAAAAATTAACGGCAAACAAACAAAAATGGTATGGTTTTTATAATGGAGCAGAAATGCCTTCAAATGAGTACTGGTTCAACCTAGATCTCGGAAATGGAAAAACGTTCTCTGGTCATTTTTCTTTGAGACGTTTATAA